Part of the Leptospira sp. GIMC2001 genome, CATTTATATACTGGCTCGATGCCTAAGGAAGGTATCTGGTCGCATGGCTGGACTCCCACTCAATTTTCCGTGTCTTGCGAAGTAAAACAACTAAAATGGAAAGATTCAATCTATATTCCACAAGAAAATTTAGATATTGTGATTACTTACGATGACCAAACCAGAACAGAGTTGAAGTATAAGAAAGCAGGTTGGTATCCAATAGAAATTTATTTTCCGGAATCAACCGTGATTGATAACAGATCAAATTTACATTTTACGGTTTCGAAACCATTCTCTTCGAAAATTGCAGAAAACAAACCGTACGGAAAAGAATATGATTATGGGATTCGATTGTCGCAAAACTTTTGTTCAAACGAATTAAAAACAGATTTTTCATATAAAAGACCATTATTTCTAGACGAAACAAGGTTCCGTTCAATGTCGATTCAAGAATATCGTCAAGATTATTTTGAGAGAATCTATAAAGATAAAGAGTCCAGGCCTGAGCTGCTCAGAATGAAAGTGCTCGCAGAACAGAAAGAAATGATTCGAGATCTCGAGTTTAAGCCTTGGTTGGAGATTGATAGGTTTAGACAAATTCAAGAACGCCTTGAAAGGGAAGGTATCATCTTTTTGTTGGTTTCCAGTCCTGAAAATCCTCCCGAACTTAAAAGATATAAAGATAGAAAATGGTATCTCGGAATGCTCGACTATCTTGGAACTGAATCAGGTGGTCATCTCTTTGACTTAAGTAATGTTTTTAGCGACGAGAGATATTTTTCTGATCCGCATCATCTCACCTATGAAGGTGCACAAAAGTTTTCATCCATTCTTCGAGAGATACTATTAAAAGAAATTCAGGAAGGTGAATCCAATGAATAGAACACTTAAGTATTTGCTAATATTTATATCTCTCTATGGAATCACATCTATTGCGATTTGGAAGCGTTACAATTTTAACCCAACTAGCATGGTCAATTTCGGTTACGAATTTGCTATTCAGAACAAAGCGGAAACACCTGCAGGCTCCATCGTATTCAAAGGCGAAAGGGGCGATCTTGGTGCAGGCTATGATGGACAGATATTTTACTATTTTTCAAGGCCCATTTCAAATTTCAATCTTGATTGGCCTAAAGGTTTTGATGAGAGCTATCGGGCTCCACGAATCGGATTTCCATTACTGATTTCTGTTTTCGGATTGTTCGGAAGTAAGTTCGCAATTTTTGGAATGTATTTTTGGATTTTGAGCCTGCATTTTCTCTCCTTTCTAGCTTTGAGAGAATTGGTTGGCAGCGAATTTCGGCTATGGACATTACTCTATTTGGTATCTCCGTTTGCATTGGGAAGCTATAGTGTCCTTGTGAGTGATTCTGTCATGGTATCACTAGTGGTTATAGGATACTACTTCCTTACTCGAGAAAAATATTGGCAATTTTCTCTGTTAGGTGGCCTCGCGATTATAACCAAAGAGCCTGCATTGTTTTTTTTATTTCCCATTGGTCTAAGAGCACTCTCCGAGAAAAATTTTAAAAAAATATTAGCTGTTGCATCAACTTTGTTAATTCCCATTCTATGGCATGCTTACCTACGTTATGCTTTTCCAAATTGGTCAGCAACAAGATTGAGCGATTTCATCTTACCACTCGAAGGAATCAAAAGCTATCTTTTAGAAATCGAATACGGTCTGTTAGCTGGCGAAGGGTTTCGTCCTCTAGCAAGATTATTAGGAAGATTCCCTCTAGTCCTTTTGTTTGTATCGGGTGTTGCCTTGCTTTTTCATCAAAACTTGAGACGAGCTTGGGAGATGAGAATCGCATTTGGACTGGTCATGCTTATGATTGGTATTGCCGGACATTATCACTTCTGGTCTGTCTATGAAAATATTTCGAGAATGTTCACACTCTCGATTCCGATTTTGATCTTATGGAAAAAGGAAGATAACGCTCTTCCTATTTATCCCTATGCGATTCTAACAATTGTAATTTTATTTTTGTTTATCATAAAATTACTTTTTATTTCTCAACCTTTACCCCATCTGATTTGGAATTGATCGTTGGGATCATATAGAGTTGTGGAATCTTAAAATTGCTCTGGATTCGTTTGTCCACTTCAGCTAATTCAGATTTTTGGATGGCAAACTCCATACCATCTTCTAAGATCCAGTGAACCATATCCGCCGGCTTTAATGATTGAATTCTTTTGAACATATCTTCGAGAGAATCAATTCTATTGCCATTCAAACTAACAACTCTTACTTGACGTATTTCATGATAGCCGTTGTTAGCATCATCAGGCAATATCTGTGAAAGGTAAACAATTCGCTTCTCATCCTTAACAGATTTTCGATATTTATGATAGTCGAGTAGATACAACATCTTCTTGTCCACTGTCGAACGCCAATTATGCCCCCATTCTTCCAAATAGAATTCGGAGAGTTCCAAGAAAACAAATCCTCCAGAAATCATATAACCTGGTTGTATATTTCGTGAGGAACCGTGAGGGATTTTGATTGCAATTTCTGGATATGGTTTTAGAGGGAAAGAAATCTTTTTTACTTTTTTATCACGAATGACTTCCATAGGAATTGATTTACCTAAATTGTATCCAAATTCCAAACCAGCATGAATCAAGTAGGTAAAAGGAATTTTTCCATATTTAGGATGGTCAAATCTTCCTTTTCCATCAATGTCAAAATTACCAATCTTATAGATTACATCTTCTGTTTTCAATATCCCATCAGCACTAGATCCAAGTAAAACTTCTGCTACAAGTATTCCTTTTCCTTCCTCGTGTATTCCATAATATTCGGATGTATTTACATCATTTAAAGGCCGGAAAAAAAATCCTTTATAAGGTAAACCTTCTCCTTCTGAGAGAAAATGCTGGATCAATGGTGAAGGTGTTATCTTACCTTGGCCTTGATTGGATTGAAATTCATGAAGAATTCCGACTATTTGATCAGATTTTTGGGAAACTACTATTTCTCCCATGCCAGCCATTTTCTCATTGGAGAGTAGTTCTAAATTAGGAAGCTCAATTCTACCTTGAGGATAGTGACCCATCGTGAGGTTGCCGACTTGTCCAGTCTTTGAGATTATCTCACCATTGGAATCTAGACTTAAGATTTTGACATTCTCACGAACTGCGTGTCCACCAAACAATGAAATTACTTTCATTCCACGGAACAAATTGCCAGGTTTGGAGATTTCAATCAAAGCTAGATCAGCTTCATAATCTATAGAAACTACATTCCCTTGCTTTGGAATGGGATCTGCATTTGTTCTCACCTCTATAAATGTCTGGTTCAGTAGATGAGATGCAGGCATAAGTATTTTTTGTTTACCAACATATATTCCTAAGGCTACTCGAGTTGATGGACTTTTGGTACGCCAAGGAGAAAGAAAATTAGGATCTTGATAAGTAACCCGAATTTGAATTAGATTCTCTTGGATGGGTTGGATCTCTTTTGAGTTAACTTTACTCGCATCCAAGTCTCGAGCAGGGATAATCAGTAATAGTAGAATGCTTGCAAATAGTGAAAAAATATTAATTAACATTATAGATCCTTTTGATTGATTTCTCCGCCTTGCGAGCTTCTGGTAAATTTATAATCAATGGGAATTCTATATCCATAAATTCCATTCTAAGAAATGGATCTTTAGATGAGGAGATTATATCTTTAAGATCCGATAGGCTATTGATTGGTTTACCATTGACTTTCTCTAAAATTAAATTTTGAAAATATTCAGCATTGGCGTTGACTGGATGATCTAGCTTTCTATAGAAAACAACATCCGCTTTCTTCGATTGGTTCCAGCCGTCTTCGATAAAATGATAAAAACGGTATAACAGTTGGCTTCCACCGGAAGTATTTGATGATCTACCCCAAGCTGAGACGAGGTTTCGATTCACTTCTTGAAACACTAAACCACCTATCATAACATAGTCGAAACTGTCATCATATGAATTTCTCATATATTCAAAATCCAACATTTTCTTAGCTGGAAATGATGTTTTTATTTTCTTACCATCGCGATAGACTTCGAATTCTATATTCTCTCCAGCAAATTTATTATCTACAATTTCTACGAAATCAATTCGAGTATCCCGATCTAAAATAACAGTGCCGTTTCGAGCGATAGGATTTCCATCAATCGAGAGTAATAGATCTCGTTCTTTAAGATAGCCATAAGCAGATCCATTGTATAGGACTTTTGAAACAAATACTCCATCAAGGTCACTGGGAATGGATCTAAATTTACGTAAACTATTGCTGAAAGAATTGACTGTGTGGATACCGAGTTCGACATATCCGTCGTATTTACCATCTTCAATATCTTTTAAGAAATGGTTTACGACGGTGGTTGGGATGATGTATCCAATATTCTCACCCTTGGAAGCAACTTGAAAAGCTACTCCGACAACTTTGCCATTTTGTATTGCGGGTCCACCCGAGTTGCCTGGATTGATTGCTGCGTCCACTTGGATAACTAGATGACTATCTACTTGGGAATGTGCATATACTGCTTGTTCCTTCCTAGAAACAATTCCTCGACTAACAGAAACTTTACTGCCACCGATAGGGAATCCAACCACCATCACGGGCGTATTGAGTTCTGGAATCTCTCCAAATTCTAAGCTTGAGGATTCCTCATAAAATTTTGGAGCAACAGCTTCTAAAATTGCCAGATCACAATCATGGGCAATAAAACTCAGTTTTGCTTCGTACCACTCTGTTTGGTTATACCTTTGTATCTGAATGAATTTTGCACTTGAAACAACATGCGCATTCGTTAGAATTCGATCCTTATCAATTATAAATCCAGTGCCACCGGATCCTGAAATCGGGCCTGGATTCCACGGTGCAAATGCATCTCCTGACTGCGAGAAGACTCGGATCTGCACGACAGATTTTCGAATTTTGTCAAAATCTTCTGGAGCCTCATCAGCAAAATTAACGGAAATTGGAATTAAGATGAAAATGAAGTAGACTAATTTTTTAAATTTGCGCATCTAGGACAATGCTAGACGAATTTAGAAATATGTCGATTCTTCTATAAAAATTCTATGTACCATTTCATCACGGTTCTATCAATTGCAGCTATGCTTCTATCTCTCTTGACAGGGATGATCTCGCTTGCCAAGAAGCCTAGGTCAATTATGAAAGCGAGCTTCTCTGTGTTTTCATTATTGGTCGCTTTTGCGAACGGTTTGTATCTATTCGAAGTCTTCTCAAGTGTAAGTTTTCCATTGCTCTTTTTCCGAATACGAGATTTTTTACTCATTGGAAGTTTGTTATATTTTGGATGGAATTTTCCTAATTATTTTCGAAATCTTCCTATTATTAGTAGAATTGTTTGGTTTATTTTTGGTGCAGTTTTCTTTTGCGGAATCTATTCCGTTTTTGTAGAATCTTTAAATGAGAAATTCCATGCAGTTCTTGTTATCGTTTCGTATACTCTTTTCGGATGGATTGCCTGGCGAAAAACTTGGACTAGTTTTCGAAACATCCAAAAATTTATGCTTTTTGGTTTAATTTTTCATTCGGTCAATATATTTTTAACAATTTTACTTTATGCAAATGTTTTGGCAATTGACGAAATAAATAAAAATAATATTTCACTAATTGGACTCGATTTAACTTTTCTTTCAACCTATCTTCTATTCCTCTATAATTTTACATTTTCGCATAATTATATATCTATTCCTTTCTCATCATTAATCGAGAAAGCAAAACTAATTTATGATAATGTTGAATTTGCAAATCCTCAAGGTGCAAAAATCATGAAGAAGTCCTTGTTGGATTTTTATAAAGAATCTAAATTAACAGAAATCATGGATGTATTTCATTTTCAGTTGCTGATCGATGAGACTATAGACAATGCCATTGAGCACGGTGGAAAGAGATCCGATGATGACATAACAGTTTCTATTTATGAATCTGATGACTACTACGACCTATATGTGATAGACCGAGGGAAAGGGTTTGATCCAAGATCGATACCCAATCCCTTAGAAAAAGATCGGAAAATGGTTCCTTCTGGACGAGGGATTCATATACTAAAAAAATTCTTTCTCGTCAGATGGAATTTTCTTGGTAACGAAATTTGCGTAAGAATCAGTAAGAGTCTTATTCAATGACCTTCGAAGCTACAGATTGAATATACTTTAACTTTAAAATCATCTTCAATTTTCTTGCTTCCACCGAGATCGGGAAGGTCAACAATCACTCCCGCTTCAAAAACTTCTCCGTCCAGTTTTTGCACCAACTGAATTGCAGCTCCAAGAGTTCCACCAGTTGCAACCAAATCGTCCATAATCAGAATCTTGTCGCCTTTAGAAATAGCATCTTTGTGGATTTCAATTTTATCAGTTCCATATTCTAGTTCATATTCTTGGGAAACTGTGAGACCTGGCAATTTCCCTTTTTTGCGAATCGGAACAAATCCAACTCCTAATTGAAAAGCAAGAGCCGCTCCAAAAATAAATCCACGTGCTTCAATTCCAGCAACCTTGGTGATTCCACTATTTTGGTAGCGGTTTACAAATGTTCCGATGGTAAGCGTTAAACCTTCTGGATCGATCAATAATGATGTGATATCTCTAAACATTATACCCGGTTTCGGATAATCAGGAATCGTTCGAATTTTAGACTTGATAATAGACATGTGACCAAAATGAGGAAAAACACCGCTGAGATCAAGAGGAAAATCCCTCTAGAAAACCTCGAATAGAGATCTTGACAAATTCTAAAATGAATGCCGTTTACTATCGTAAAATTGTTTGACTTATATTTAATTATAATTAGCTTTGTGCATTCTCAATAAATTGATCTACAAAAAGAAATTTTTTATTTCTCAATTTTATTACAGATTAGGCATAAAACAGAATATGATTAAAATGAAATATTTTATATACAAAATATGATATATATAAAATTCAAATATTTTGCTTTGGCAATTATTTTCCTACCGTTTCTCAATATTTACTCTGAAGAGAATGCAAAGTCAATCACCTATATTACGATATTCGAAGCCCTTTCTGATAGTGAGCAATCGATTCAGATTGAGAATACAATTCGGTCTGCAATTAAGAATAAATTGGAGGATCAAGGATTAACCACGAAAGCATTAGACCAAAAATGGTCTGCAATCAAAACTCAAAGTCTTGAAGAATCTGGGTTTATAGTTATTGGATTCTATCAAAAGAAAAACGGAAAATCAAATCTAAATATTTATTCCCAGATCATTGATTCAGAAACCAAAAAGGTTATAGACGCTTTCAATATTACGGATGAAGTTTATGACATCGTATCTGACAAAATTGATCCAGCTGATCTTTTGGAGACGGACAATAACCGAATCAACAAATTTGCATCAAAAATTGCAATACAGATTCGGATGAATCCAAAAAAGAAAACAAATCAATACAATGTTGATGAGTTCGTTCTCTCATCACAGACAATGAAAACAAAGAATCTTCCCATACAGAGTACGAGTGATTCAAGTCAAACAGATGTTTTCGATCTTATGGCGAACCAAGTAACAAAATCCGCTACAAAGATATCCAGAAAAACCAATGAAGCACCTAATATAGTAAATATTATAACTGCTGAGGAAATTGAAGACTATGGAAGAGTAAGCTTAAATGATATTTTGTACCAACTTCCGGGTTTTGCTGCGTCTCAAGATTATGATAGGAGAACTGTTTCGGCGAGAGGAACTTTTGAAGGGTGGAATAATAATCATTTATTGTTATTAGTTGATGGCGTCCAGTTCAATGATAGCTTATATGGCACAGCTTACACATCCGAAATAACTCCACTCAATATGATAAAGTCTGTAGAGGTTATTCGAGGGCCAGGCTCAGCGCTATATGGCTCAAATGCCACCAATGGTGTTGTATCAATCAATACTTGGAGCGGGAAAGATTTGAATGGAGATGTCAAAATTCGGGCTAGGGGTGGAAACGCTGAGACGCAAATCTACGATATTTTAACAGGCGGGGTATCAAAATACATTTCGTATGTAGCTAGTTACAATGCGTATAAAACGAACGGGAATAACCAAGTTAGTCCGGATGGATCTGGAAGGGTTGATGAATTTGGTTTTTTGCAAAAATTCTCTATCCCTGATAAACGAAAAACTGATTATATTTTTCTTAAGCTAGAAGGTGAAGACTTCCTTGAAGGTTTCAGTGCTCAGTATCACAAAAGTGGTTGGAAGTTTGATACAGGGCATGGATGGCTGTGGAGAGTTCCAGATCGTGAAGAGAATATGAATGAATCACGAGATATTGTAAATTTGAGATACTCAGGGAATATAACAAGCTACCTGTCACAAGAATATGTTCTGCAATACCAAGAGAGAAGTATTGATTGGAATATACGATTCGCCGAACGAGGAGCATACGAGGACTACTATCCAGATGGGAACTGGGAGATTCTCAAGACAGGAGCTCAAAATTATTTTTCAAGAGCTCAGTGGGTTCTGGACATAGGTCAAGGTGCAAGTTTTCTTTTTGGAATGGAAGCTGGAGTTTTTAAATACAAAGGGGATAGACTACATTTAAGTGATGTAAATTATGCTGACTCGATAAACGAGTTTCCACCCTATGAAGGCGGTGTATTAACTCCGCAAGGACCATGGTTGGAATGGATCCAGGGAAATAATGTTCCAAGCTATGCGGCTTATGCACAGCTCGTAAGTGGTAAATTCTTAAACAAAAGCTTAGAGCTTACGTTAGGTGTAAGGTATGACGAAACTAAGGCCAGATTCAAAGGAATCGACCAACCGTATTCAGAATTCATTGGATCCGATATCCCATACATTCCCAATGAAGAGAAAGTATTTAGAAGAACTAGTCCCCGTGCAGGGCTTGTTTATTTTGCAACAAGTCAATTGAGTTTTAAAGCGATGTCAAGTACAGCATTTCGTGCACCCTCCATTACCGAAATGTTTGGAGCAAATACTTTTACCTTAGCTTCCAATCCAAGAGAATTGCGTCCAGAGTTCATCTCGACATATGATCTTGGAATGGATTGGATATTCCTGAAATATTTCAACTATAGAGTCAACTGGTTCTGGACAAAATTTGAAAATCAAATTGCCTATAGTGTAGCCAATAACAATCTAAGCACAAATATTTATTCTCTTGTAACAAGAGGAATAGAAAATGAAATCATTTTTCAATTTCGTGAATATTCCGCTTTTCTAAATTACTCAATCAGTCAGAGAATGAACGAAAAAATCTTAGATGATACCATAAGGGAAAGTCCCAAGGAAATAACTTGGGCGCCGTCTCGAACGGGAAATATTGGTATTCGCTATTCCGCAAGTAAGTGGATGATTTCTTTATCGGCCCAAGCTCAAGGTCGTGTTAGACGAAGACTCAGTGACCAAACAGAAATCGATACAGAAACCAATGAACCAATTGATCCTTTATATAAATTCCAGTATCCTAAGAATAGACCCGATTCCATTGATCCTTGGATTCATGCTAGTTCCAAATTTGCATACTATTTCACAGAAAAAATCAGCTTAGGTATTTCAGTTTTCAATATGATCAACAAGGATCAATATTTATTAAAGAACAACCTGTACCCTTTTGATTATAGAAGGGAAAGAAGAAGATTCCTATTGGATTTCTCTGCGACATTCTGATTGTTCGATGTCGCAATCAAAAATTTGCTCTCAATCTGCCATAAACAAATTGATTGCAACCGATAGTTCTATAGCTTGGGGCTAAACAAGACATCAAATGTGGATTCCTGGTATCATAGAAATATTGAAACAATTTTGTAGTATGCTCAATAGCAAGTTCTCCTGCGATTTCGTGATATGTTCTACCAAAGCCAAATGGACTTTCTGCAATTCGTCCACCTCTAAGGCTGTAGTTACTATCTTTTTCCATACATCCATGCGTTGCTCCAAATATAGCGAGTCCCCAATCGTCTTCTGGACGTAGGTAACAATTCACCGATTCTTCCGGTGGAGCAACCGCTAAAGGCACAGCACCTGACTGGAGATTTGGAATCAAAGCAAAGAATTCTTTAAGATCTTCGATCGGAGCAAGAATATAACTATTTCTAGTAATTTCAACCCAATTAGAATGCGCATAGAAATCTTGAACTATATGAGATGCAAGTCCAATGGACGTGAGCCCTGTAGTAAGAACAGGTTGTCTTGCAGATTTTGTTTTGAGATCGTCAAGTAGAACACTGCACCTATAGAAATCAGAGCTATCACAATGGTATTCAGGTTTTTCTGGATGGAAAACATCTGCCTGGTAGTTCGCTTGATTGATCATTTCTGCACAATCCACTCGAATTTCGAAACCAGTTCGTTTAGAAAATAGCTTAAATGCTTCTGTATTTATAGTTTCATGCGTATAAGGTCCACGCAATCCAAAACCATTCAACACACCAGAGTCAAATGCGAGTAAACCTACAAATATCAACCAGACGGTATACCTAGACCTCAACCAAAAAAAACGCAGGAAATTCAATATATTTTACCTGTTAGTTTCGACTATTTTTGCTCTGAATAGGTTCACCTGAATACAAGCATTTCACAAAGTTATCGCAACCAGATTGTCCACTGCAACGAGTCAGCTCTGGATTGCCTTTTTTGCACAATACCATACAGGACTGACCAATGGCAGTGGAATGTTCTCTAATTTGTAAATTATCACTTTTTACAGAACAAGACTCCAGCTCTGCACAAAGATTAGAGCATTCATTGGAACTCAATCTAATTGAATTGGGACTTGGGATTTTGCTCGAATAGATTCTCTTTGCTACAACTAAGCTTGTTGAAAAGCTAACTAGAATTATAAGTAACCAGTTTCTAAATTTCATGGATTAATCCTTCCTTGTGTGATTCTCAAATATACGGATATAGAACGATAAAAGATCGGATCATCATAAGCAGGAAGTCTACTCCATTCTTTGGGAAGATCTCCAGACCATACTCTCCAAACATCAACAGTAAGATATCCATCAGGAATTTCTTCAACTTCAGACAT contains:
- a CDS encoding AZOBR_p60025 family cell surface glycopolymer formation protein, with translation MNRTLKYLLIFISLYGITSIAIWKRYNFNPTSMVNFGYEFAIQNKAETPAGSIVFKGERGDLGAGYDGQIFYYFSRPISNFNLDWPKGFDESYRAPRIGFPLLISVFGLFGSKFAIFGMYFWILSLHFLSFLALRELVGSEFRLWTLLYLVSPFALGSYSVLVSDSVMVSLVVIGYYFLTREKYWQFSLLGGLAIITKEPALFFLFPIGLRALSEKNFKKILAVASTLLIPILWHAYLRYAFPNWSATRLSDFILPLEGIKSYLLEIEYGLLAGEGFRPLARLLGRFPLVLLFVSGVALLFHQNLRRAWEMRIAFGLVMLMIGIAGHYHFWSVYENISRMFTLSIPILILWKKEDNALPIYPYAILTIVILFLFIIKLLFISQPLPHLIWN
- a CDS encoding PDZ domain-containing protein — protein: MLINIFSLFASILLLLIIPARDLDASKVNSKEIQPIQENLIQIRVTYQDPNFLSPWRTKSPSTRVALGIYVGKQKILMPASHLLNQTFIEVRTNADPIPKQGNVVSIDYEADLALIEISKPGNLFRGMKVISLFGGHAVRENVKILSLDSNGEIISKTGQVGNLTMGHYPQGRIELPNLELLSNEKMAGMGEIVVSQKSDQIVGILHEFQSNQGQGKITPSPLIQHFLSEGEGLPYKGFFFRPLNDVNTSEYYGIHEEGKGILVAEVLLGSSADGILKTEDVIYKIGNFDIDGKGRFDHPKYGKIPFTYLIHAGLEFGYNLGKSIPMEVIRDKKVKKISFPLKPYPEIAIKIPHGSSRNIQPGYMISGGFVFLELSEFYLEEWGHNWRSTVDKKMLYLLDYHKYRKSVKDEKRIVYLSQILPDDANNGYHEIRQVRVVSLNGNRIDSLEDMFKRIQSLKPADMVHWILEDGMEFAIQKSELAEVDKRIQSNFKIPQLYMIPTINSKSDGVKVEK
- a CDS encoding ATP-binding protein, with amino-acid sequence MYHFITVLSIAAMLLSLLTGMISLAKKPRSIMKASFSVFSLLVAFANGLYLFEVFSSVSFPLLFFRIRDFLLIGSLLYFGWNFPNYFRNLPIISRIVWFIFGAVFFCGIYSVFVESLNEKFHAVLVIVSYTLFGWIAWRKTWTSFRNIQKFMLFGLIFHSVNIFLTILLYANVLAIDEINKNNISLIGLDLTFLSTYLLFLYNFTFSHNYISIPFSSLIEKAKLIYDNVEFANPQGAKIMKKSLLDFYKESKLTEIMDVFHFQLLIDETIDNAIEHGGKRSDDDITVSIYESDDYYDLYVIDRGKGFDPRSIPNPLEKDRKMVPSGRGIHILKKFFLVRWNFLGNEICVRISKSLIQ
- a CDS encoding adenine phosphoribosyltransferase, which gives rise to MSIIKSKIRTIPDYPKPGIMFRDITSLLIDPEGLTLTIGTFVNRYQNSGITKVAGIEARGFIFGAALAFQLGVGFVPIRKKGKLPGLTVSQEYELEYGTDKIEIHKDAISKGDKILIMDDLVATGGTLGAAIQLVQKLDGEVFEAGVIVDLPDLGGSKKIEDDFKVKVYSICSFEGH
- a CDS encoding TonB-dependent receptor plug domain-containing protein; this encodes MIYIKFKYFALAIIFLPFLNIYSEENAKSITYITIFEALSDSEQSIQIENTIRSAIKNKLEDQGLTTKALDQKWSAIKTQSLEESGFIVIGFYQKKNGKSNLNIYSQIIDSETKKVIDAFNITDEVYDIVSDKIDPADLLETDNNRINKFASKIAIQIRMNPKKKTNQYNVDEFVLSSQTMKTKNLPIQSTSDSSQTDVFDLMANQVTKSATKISRKTNEAPNIVNIITAEEIEDYGRVSLNDILYQLPGFAASQDYDRRTVSARGTFEGWNNNHLLLLVDGVQFNDSLYGTAYTSEITPLNMIKSVEVIRGPGSALYGSNATNGVVSINTWSGKDLNGDVKIRARGGNAETQIYDILTGGVSKYISYVASYNAYKTNGNNQVSPDGSGRVDEFGFLQKFSIPDKRKTDYIFLKLEGEDFLEGFSAQYHKSGWKFDTGHGWLWRVPDREENMNESRDIVNLRYSGNITSYLSQEYVLQYQERSIDWNIRFAERGAYEDYYPDGNWEILKTGAQNYFSRAQWVLDIGQGASFLFGMEAGVFKYKGDRLHLSDVNYADSINEFPPYEGGVLTPQGPWLEWIQGNNVPSYAAYAQLVSGKFLNKSLELTLGVRYDETKARFKGIDQPYSEFIGSDIPYIPNEEKVFRRTSPRAGLVYFATSQLSFKAMSSTAFRAPSITEMFGANTFTLASNPRELRPEFISTYDLGMDWIFLKYFNYRVNWFWTKFENQIAYSVANNNLSTNIYSLVTRGIENEIIFQFREYSAFLNYSISQRMNEKILDDTIRESPKEITWAPSRTGNIGIRYSASKWMISLSAQAQGRVRRRLSDQTEIDTETNEPIDPLYKFQYPKNRPDSIDPWIHASSKFAYYFTEKISLGISVFNMINKDQYLLKNNLYPFDYRRERRRFLLDFSATF